One window of the Candidatus Dependentiae bacterium genome contains the following:
- the rpmC gene encoding 50S ribosomal protein L29 — protein sequence MKVTKLKAELNQLNVGDLKIKLDQLRRELFTLRLNSSTAHVKDYSQFIKLRRTIARVLTQLRAKEQAE from the coding sequence ATGAAAGTAACAAAGTTAAAAGCAGAATTGAATCAGTTGAATGTTGGTGATTTGAAAATCAAATTAGATCAACTAAGACGTGAATTATTTACATTACGTCTTAATAGTTCGACTGCTCATGTAAAAGATTATTCTCAATTTATTAAATTACGCCGCACTATTGCTCGTGTATTAACACAACTGCGTGCAAAAGAGCAAGCGGAATAA
- the rplC gene encoding 50S ribosomal protein L3, with protein sequence MVKGLWGKKIGMTQIFSNDAVIPVTAVDISNWVVTNIKTKERDGYDAIQMGHIRKRYHGQPYQESWLKSSTKYFDFVKEIRLDDALQDVTVGHPLNFNTIIAEGDIVDVSGITKGSGFAGVVKRHGFGGGPKSHGSMFKRIPGSISFMRSQGRVIKGKRMPGHMGVQKRMMRNLSIAKIEPEAQVVLVKGSVPGKAGSLIFIRKA encoded by the coding sequence ATGGTTAAAGGGTTATGGGGTAAAAAAATTGGAATGACCCAAATATTTAGCAATGATGCAGTTATTCCAGTGACTGCAGTTGATATTTCCAATTGGGTTGTGACAAACATTAAAACCAAAGAGCGCGATGGCTATGATGCTATTCAAATGGGACACATAAGAAAACGCTATCATGGACAGCCATATCAAGAGAGTTGGTTGAAAAGTTCTACTAAGTATTTTGATTTCGTAAAAGAAATTAGATTAGATGATGCATTACAAGATGTTACTGTTGGGCATCCTCTTAATTTTAATACGATAATAGCTGAAGGTGATATAGTAGATGTATCTGGTATTACCAAAGGTAGTGGTTTTGCTGGTGTAGTTAAGCGACACGGTTTTGGTGGTGGTCCAAAAAGTCATGGTTCCATGTTTAAAAGAATACCGGGTAGTATTAGCTTTATGAGATCTCAAGGTCGAGTTATTAAAGGTAAAAGAATGCCTGGTCATATGGGTGTGCAAAAAAGAATGATGCGTAATCTTTCTATTGCAAAAATTGAACCAGAAGCGCAAGTCGTATTGGTTAAAGGTTCTGTTCCAGGAAAAGCAGGATCACTCATATTTATACGTAAGGCATAA
- the rplV gene encoding 50S ribosomal protein L22 gives MQFLAKARYVRYSPFKLRPLVDVVRGKNAQYALDWLMTCQVQRAVPVHKIIASAVANAKSSKDVDATNLRIKDIRVDQGPAHRYFKPGAMGRANMQRKRLSHLSIILETIDEKEV, from the coding sequence ATGCAATTTTTAGCTAAAGCACGATATGTTCGCTACTCTCCGTTTAAACTGCGTCCTCTCGTTGATGTAGTACGTGGAAAAAATGCGCAATATGCCCTTGATTGGCTTATGACATGCCAAGTACAACGTGCAGTTCCAGTACATAAAATAATCGCATCAGCAGTTGCAAATGCAAAAAGCTCAAAAGATGTAGATGCAACAAATCTTCGTATTAAAGATATTCGTGTTGACCAAGGGCCAGCTCATCGTTACTTTAAGCCTGGCGCTATGGGGCGAGCTAACATGCAGCGCAAGCGATTAAGTCATTTAAGTATTATTTTAGAAACTATTGACGAGAAAGAGGTATAA
- the rpsC gene encoding 30S ribosomal protein S3 — MGQKVHPKGFRLGVYLDWDARWFARGATALYGKQLLEDLKIRNYLNKVLARAEVAKLEIEKAGDSVRVIIHSGRPGVVIGKKGQEIDTMRKDLAKLINKNSIEISVQEVKKPELDAVLLAKNIAEQLERRGSYKKAMRRAALSAMKSGAKGIKIRCKGRLNGAEIAREEWTRMGSIPLHTLRADVDYGFAEALTTYGLIGVSVWLCRGEYQHA; from the coding sequence GTGGGACAAAAGGTTCATCCAAAAGGCTTTAGACTCGGTGTTTATCTAGATTGGGATGCTCGTTGGTTTGCACGAGGTGCAACCGCTCTATATGGTAAACAACTATTAGAAGATTTAAAGATTCGTAATTATTTGAATAAGGTTCTTGCACGTGCAGAAGTTGCTAAGCTTGAAATTGAAAAAGCTGGCGATAGTGTACGAGTTATCATTCATTCTGGTCGTCCCGGTGTTGTTATTGGGAAAAAAGGCCAAGAAATTGATACTATGCGTAAAGATCTTGCTAAATTAATCAATAAAAATTCCATAGAGATTTCAGTTCAGGAAGTAAAAAAGCCAGAGCTTGATGCCGTATTATTAGCAAAAAATATTGCTGAACAACTTGAACGCCGCGGTAGCTATAAAAAGGCTATGCGACGAGCAGCACTTTCAGCTATGAAAAGTGGTGCTAAAGGGATAAAGATTCGCTGCAAGGGGCGCCTAAATGGTGCTGAAATTGCTCGTGAAGAGTGGACTCGAATGGGCTCTATACCTCTTCATACACTACGTGCGGATGTTGATTATGGTTTTGCAGAAGCACTTACTACTTATGGCCTTATTGGTGTAAGTGTGTGGTTGTGTAGAGGCGAATATCAACACGCATAA
- the rplP gene encoding 50S ribosomal protein L16 yields the protein MLMPKKTKFRKVQRGRRKGRSKGARTIAFGEYGLQAMEPVWLTAQQIEAMRVALSRNLKKVGSFYLRVFPDKPFTKKPAETRMGKGKGNVEGWAAVVKRGRLVCEVAGIEESEARKILQSAAYKLPMKTKFVKKDHEVQV from the coding sequence ATGTTAATGCCGAAAAAGACAAAATTTAGAAAAGTACAAAGAGGACGTCGTAAAGGGCGATCAAAGGGAGCGCGTACTATAGCGTTTGGTGAGTATGGTTTGCAAGCAATGGAACCAGTGTGGTTAACAGCGCAGCAAATTGAAGCAATGCGTGTTGCTTTGTCGCGAAACTTAAAAAAAGTAGGTTCATTTTACTTACGTGTTTTTCCAGATAAACCATTCACTAAAAAACCGGCGGAAACCCGAATGGGTAAAGGGAAAGGTAACGTTGAGGGATGGGCAGCAGTAGTTAAGCGCGGTCGTCTTGTGTGTGAAGTTGCTGGAATAGAAGAATCTGAAGCTCGTAAAATATTGCAAAGCGCAGCATACAAATTACCTATGAAAACAAAGTTCGTTAAAAAAGATCACGAAGTGCAAGTTTAG
- a CDS encoding 50S ribosomal protein L23: MALKLTMYDIIKGPVISDKAYKLNRIHNQLVLKVHIDATQPMIKQALEQLFDVKVKKVRTLIAKYTTGGAMSRRRIARPTIHREKRAIVTLAEGYTLNFFEQAGTAPMHVEEAQKANS; the protein is encoded by the coding sequence ATGGCACTAAAGTTAACAATGTACGATATTATTAAAGGCCCAGTTATTTCAGATAAAGCATATAAGCTTAACCGTATACACAATCAATTGGTACTTAAAGTACATATAGATGCAACGCAGCCGATGATTAAGCAAGCACTAGAACAACTTTTTGATGTAAAGGTTAAAAAAGTTAGAACTCTTATAGCAAAGTACACAACTGGTGGTGCTATGAGTCGTAGACGTATTGCTCGTCCGACTATACATCGCGAAAAGCGGGCGATTGTTACACTTGCAGAGGGTTATACGCTTAATTTTTTTGAACAAGCAGGTACTGCGCCAATGCATGTAGAAGAAGCGCAGAAAGCAAATAGTTAG
- the rplB gene encoding 50S ribosomal protein L2 — translation MAIKRRKPRNASLRFQSFLDSSDITHKTPERSLVVGLNKSKGGRNAYGRITVRHRGGGASRKYRLIDFKRDVRDVSGTVKTIEYDPNRNVRIGLVIYRSGAKKYTLLPAGVQVGSTIMASKQAEAKVGNSLLLRNIPVGFEVHNIEMRPESGGKLVRSAGAAAQIMGKSDTHATLKMPSGEIRMVLLDCWATVGVLGNADYQNIVWGKAGRTRHRGFRPSVRGMAMNPVDHPHGGGEGRSKSGSHPSTPWGKGCKGTRTRRRKDSLILKRRKK, via the coding sequence ATGGCGATTAAACGAAGAAAACCAAGAAATGCTTCTTTGCGCTTTCAATCGTTTTTAGATTCAAGCGATATTACCCACAAAACACCAGAGCGCAGCTTGGTAGTAGGGCTTAATAAATCTAAAGGTGGTCGTAATGCATATGGCAGAATTACTGTACGACACAGGGGTGGTGGAGCTTCGCGTAAGTATCGATTAATTGATTTTAAACGAGATGTACGTGATGTTTCTGGTACCGTAAAAACTATAGAATATGATCCTAATCGTAATGTTCGTATAGGTCTGGTTATATATAGAAGTGGTGCAAAAAAATATACATTACTGCCAGCTGGTGTACAAGTAGGAAGTACTATTATGGCAAGTAAACAAGCTGAAGCTAAGGTTGGTAACAGTTTGTTATTGAGAAATATCCCAGTTGGTTTTGAAGTACATAACATTGAAATGCGTCCAGAGTCAGGTGGTAAATTAGTTCGTAGTGCTGGTGCAGCTGCTCAGATTATGGGTAAGAGTGATACGCATGCAACTTTAAAAATGCCATCAGGTGAAATTCGTATGGTGTTATTAGATTGTTGGGCAACCGTAGGTGTTTTGGGTAATGCTGATTACCAAAATATTGTCTGGGGTAAAGCTGGACGAACTCGCCATCGTGGTTTTAGACCGAGTGTTCGAGGTATGGCGATGAACCCTGTAGATCATCCACACGGTGGTGGTGAAGGCCGTTCAAAATCAGGTTCACATCCAAGTACGCCTTGGGGTAAAGGATGTAAAGGGACACGTACGCGTCGTAGAAAAGATTCACTAATTTTGAAGAGAAGAAAAAAATAA
- the rplD gene encoding 50S ribosomal protein L4, which produces MKNTKEKQDMRHMVVTYADLGIENPVVKKSNNSFSTWIRVLMQNWRQGTVSSKGRSDVARSGKKPWKQKGTGRARAGSSRSPVWRGGGVAFGPQARTRVIKVNQKQKKAVLQQLLADYVGQGRISWVDWSVQNESPNTALAYETLNQAQFAGKRINLFLSPDDMLTYASFANIPKVRVLYFDQPNAFDLANGEHWVFLKKDLDMFKGMVSKWH; this is translated from the coding sequence ATGAAAAATACAAAAGAAAAACAGGATATGCGTCATATGGTGGTAACATATGCTGACCTTGGCATAGAAAATCCTGTGGTTAAAAAATCAAATAATAGTTTTTCTACCTGGATACGAGTGCTTATGCAAAATTGGCGTCAAGGTACTGTATCGAGTAAAGGACGATCAGATGTTGCCCGTTCAGGTAAAAAACCATGGAAACAAAAAGGTACTGGCCGCGCACGGGCTGGTTCTTCTCGTTCACCTGTATGGCGTGGTGGTGGTGTTGCATTTGGTCCACAAGCTCGTACTCGTGTAATAAAAGTAAATCAAAAACAAAAAAAAGCTGTTTTACAGCAGCTACTTGCTGATTATGTAGGGCAAGGCAGGATTAGTTGGGTTGATTGGTCTGTACAGAATGAGTCTCCTAATACAGCATTAGCGTATGAGACACTTAATCAAGCGCAGTTTGCAGGTAAAAGAATTAATTTATTTTTATCTCCAGATGATATGCTAACTTATGCGTCATTTGCCAATATTCCAAAAGTACGCGTATTATATTTTGATCAACCAAATGCTTTTGATTTAGCCAATGGAGAACATTGGGTTTTCTTAAAAAAAGATTTGGATATGTTTAAAGGAATGGTTTCAAAATGGCACTAA
- the rpsQ gene encoding 30S ribosomal protein S17, with amino-acid sequence MEVSQKIKRTHVGEVVSDKMNKTITVEVVHTFKHPRIHKIMRRTKKYKVHDEQNSAKIGDQVEFYEGRPISKTKYMYLTRIVKSQLA; translated from the coding sequence ATGGAAGTTAGTCAAAAAATAAAACGTACACATGTGGGTGAAGTTGTTTCTGATAAGATGAACAAAACTATCACAGTAGAAGTTGTACATACGTTTAAACACCCACGTATTCACAAAATAATGCGTCGTACAAAAAAATATAAAGTACATGATGAGCAAAATAGTGCTAAAATTGGTGATCAAGTAGAATTCTACGAAGGTAGACCAATTTCAAAAACAAAATATATGTATTTAACTCGCATAGTTAAATCACAATTAGCATAA
- the rpsJ gene encoding 30S ribosomal protein S10 has product MKKQRIRLKLRSYDHRLLDKAVKQIVLTVRRTGAQLMGPVPLPNKRRCFTVLRSPHVDKKSREQFELTTHKRVLDIVAPSDKTMDALMKLNISSGVDVEIR; this is encoded by the coding sequence ATGAAAAAGCAACGCATTCGTTTAAAACTTCGTTCATATGATCATCGTTTACTAGATAAAGCAGTAAAACAAATTGTTTTAACGGTTCGTAGAACAGGTGCCCAACTTATGGGACCTGTTCCACTTCCTAATAAACGTCGCTGCTTTACCGTGTTACGATCGCCCCATGTTGACAAGAAGTCTCGCGAACAATTTGAATTGACAACACACAAACGTGTTCTTGATATAGTAGCACCTTCAGACAAAACAATGGACGCGCTTATGAAGCTTAATATATCGTCCGGTGTTGATGTTGAAATTCGATAG
- the rpsS gene encoding 30S ribosomal protein S19, with protein MARSTKKGPFVDESLLVKVNKAKESGKREVIKTWSRRSMIIPEFVGLNIAVHDGKKFVSIFITENMVGHRLGEFAPTRTFRLHSGQRKAGMEANS; from the coding sequence ATGGCAAGATCGACCAAAAAGGGTCCATTTGTAGATGAATCATTACTGGTAAAAGTTAATAAAGCAAAAGAAAGTGGCAAACGTGAAGTTATAAAAACGTGGTCACGTCGCAGTATGATTATACCGGAATTTGTGGGACTTAATATCGCCGTACATGATGGCAAAAAATTTGTTTCCATCTTTATCACTGAAAACATGGTCGGCCATCGTCTTGGTGAATTTGCACCAACACGTACCTTTAGACTACATAGTGGTCAACGTAAAGCCGGTATGGAAGCAAATAGCTAA